From the Lathyrus oleraceus cultivar Zhongwan6 chromosome 4, CAAS_Psat_ZW6_1.0, whole genome shotgun sequence genome, one window contains:
- the LOC127076229 gene encoding trihelix transcription factor ASIL2: MDDDDEIHSNPSPLSGSPVSSPGAIGRISVTVAAPAPQEQPVVNSYALALPIQNQPRGNNGGGREDCWSEGATAVLIEAWGERYLELSRGNLKQKHWKEVAEIVNGREDYLKAPKTDIQCKNRIDTVKKKYKSEKAKIAAGGGIAVSKWPFYDRLEHLIGPTAKITGVTGASTSGNSNLPPQKVPLGIPVNLRPGGVANLFNNSQKKNQKQQPQPQVQLNYQKVQLRPRVPAVDSDNSSEREAISPVSSDSLPPESHERKRTKVNPTGGEGRRKGKGWGSAVRELTQAIVKFGEAYEQAETSKLQQVVEMEKQRMKFSKDLELQRMQFFMKTQLEISQLKLGRRKRVTGNGNPSNHHNNNTNENINNNHNNNSDTE; encoded by the coding sequence ATGGACGACGACGACGAGATCCACTCCAATCCATCACCGTTGAGCGGATCTCCGGTGTCATCACCGGGAGCAATAGGTCGGATTTCGGTGACGGTTGCGGCGCCTGCGCCGCAAGAACAACCGGTGGTGAACAGCTATGCATTAGCGCTTCCGATTCAGAATCAGCCGAGAGGAAACAACGGTGGAGGGAGGGAGGATTGCTGGAGCGAAGGCGCGACGGCGGTGCTGATCGAAGCGTGGGGAGAGAGGTATCTTGAATTGAGCAGAGGGAATCTGAAGCAAAAGCATTGGAAGGAGGTGGCTGAGATCGTTAACGGGAGAGAGGATTATTTGAAGGCGCCGAAAACTGATATCCAGTGCAAAAACCGGATCGATACGGTTAAGAAGAAGTACAAATCGGAGAAAGCCAAGATCGCTGCCGGAGGCGGCATCGCAGTCAGTAAATGGCCGTTTTATGATCGATTAGAACACCTGATCGGTCCAACCGCTAAGATCACCGGCGTCACAGGTGCCAGCACTTCCGGAAACAGTAATTTGCCACCGCAAAAAGTTCCGCTGGGAATTCCGGTAAATCTTCGCCCCGGCGGTGTTGCGAATCTGTTTAATAATTCTCAAAAGAAAAATCAGAAGCAACAGCCACAGCCACAGGTTCAGTTGAATTACCAGAAGGTTCAGCTCCGACCACGAGTTCCGGCGGTGGATTCCGATAACTCATCGGAAAGAGAAGCAATATCGCCAGTTTCAAGTGACAGTTTACCGCCGGAGAGTCACGAGAGGAAGAGGACGAAAGTGAATCCAACTGGCGGAGAAGGGAGAAGAAAAGGAAAAGGTTGGGGAAGTGCGGTGAGGGAATTGACTCAGGCAATTGTGAAATTCGGTGAAGCTTATGAACAAGCGGAAACATCGAAGTTGCAGCAGGTAGTGGAGATGGAGAAACAGAGGATGAAGTTTTCAAAGGATTTGGAGTTGCAGAGAATGCAGTTTTTCATGAAAACACAGTTGGAGATTTCACAGCTCAAGCTTGGAAGAAGAAAACGTGTTACTGGTAATGGTAACCCTAGCAATCATCATAACAACAACACCAATGaaaacatcaacaacaaccataACAATAATAGTGACACTGAATGA